One segment of Curtobacterium sp. MR_MD2014 DNA contains the following:
- a CDS encoding amidohydrolase codes for MTDVLLRTVRRVGTSGAPCDVRIVGGRVDAVAPAGTLDPPTGADTDVVETDGAWLGPGLVDHHVHFDQWALVRRRVDVSACTSAEATAEALAAVARTGVSDLVLVGHGYRDGTWPRPARRELLDGAAPGLPVVVISADLHAVWCNALALAHCSALVGRPLVAGDDGVLREQDAFDVTAVLSRVPDDVLDDWAAEAVDAAAARGVTRVVDLEMVSGLARWTRRVRAGTDGLRVDCGVYPGGLDAAIARGLRTGDVVDGTRGLVRTGPFKVITDGSLGTRTAALTSGEGVLAYPFEDLVAMVRRAVDAGLVPAVHAIGDRANTLALDVFEAVGARGSIEHAQLLVDTDVDRFARLGVAASVQPEHAMDDRDIADRYWAGMTDRAFPFASLHRAGAELRLGSDAPVAPLDPWVSMAAAVGRDRDGRTPWHPSERLAALTAWRGSTEGGRVGVSVGDVADLVLLAADPLAVADSASLRHAEVLGTAIAGRFTHRDL; via the coding sequence GTGACCGACGTCCTGCTCCGCACCGTCCGCCGGGTGGGCACCTCCGGCGCGCCGTGCGACGTCCGCATCGTCGGCGGCCGCGTCGACGCGGTCGCCCCCGCCGGCACGCTCGACCCGCCCACGGGCGCCGACACCGACGTCGTCGAGACCGACGGCGCGTGGCTCGGTCCGGGGCTCGTCGACCACCACGTGCACTTCGACCAGTGGGCCCTGGTCCGCCGGCGCGTCGACGTGTCCGCCTGCACGTCGGCGGAGGCGACGGCCGAGGCGCTCGCCGCGGTCGCGCGCACCGGGGTGTCGGACCTGGTGCTCGTCGGCCACGGCTACCGCGACGGGACCTGGCCGCGCCCCGCACGACGCGAGCTGCTCGACGGTGCCGCACCGGGCCTCCCGGTCGTCGTCATCAGCGCCGACCTGCACGCCGTGTGGTGCAACGCGCTCGCGCTCGCCCACTGCTCGGCGCTCGTCGGACGGCCGCTCGTCGCCGGGGACGACGGGGTCCTGCGCGAGCAGGACGCCTTCGACGTGACCGCGGTGCTGTCCCGGGTGCCGGACGACGTGCTCGACGACTGGGCGGCGGAGGCGGTCGACGCAGCGGCCGCCCGCGGCGTGACGCGTGTCGTCGACCTCGAGATGGTGTCCGGACTCGCCCGCTGGACGCGACGGGTCCGCGCCGGCACCGACGGCCTGCGGGTGGACTGCGGGGTGTACCCGGGCGGCCTCGACGCGGCGATCGCCCGTGGCCTCCGGACCGGCGACGTCGTGGACGGTACCCGTGGCCTGGTCCGGACGGGTCCGTTCAAGGTGATCACCGACGGCTCGCTCGGCACCCGGACCGCCGCGTTGACGTCGGGCGAGGGGGTGCTCGCGTACCCGTTCGAGGACCTCGTCGCGATGGTCCGGCGCGCGGTCGACGCCGGACTCGTCCCCGCCGTGCACGCGATCGGCGACCGGGCGAACACCCTGGCGCTCGACGTGTTCGAGGCCGTGGGCGCGCGGGGCAGCATCGAGCACGCCCAGCTGCTCGTCGACACCGACGTCGACCGGTTCGCCCGGCTCGGGGTCGCTGCGTCCGTCCAGCCCGAGCACGCGATGGACGATCGGGACATCGCGGACCGGTACTGGGCGGGCATGACCGACCGGGCCTTCCCGTTCGCGTCGCTGCACCGGGCCGGTGCGGAGCTCCGGCTCGGGTCGGATGCTCCCGTGGCGCCGCTCGACCCGTGGGTGTCGATGGCGGCCGCGGTCGGGCGGGACCGCGACGGACGCACACCGTGGCACCCGTCCGAGCGGCTGGCGGCGCTGACCGCGTGGCGCGGCTCGACCGAGGGCGGTCGGGTCGGCGTGTCCGTCGGCGACGTCGCCGACCTGGTGCTGCTCGCCGCGGACCCGCTGGCGGTCGCCGACTCGGCGTCGCTGCGGCACGCCGAGGTGCTCGGGACCGCGATCGCGGGACGGTTCACGCACCGCGACCTGTAG
- a CDS encoding mycothiol-dependent nitroreductase Rv2466c family protein gives MTETTVDNTETARTAVEFWFDPNCPWAWMTSRWVGEVERQRPIDVTWKVMSLFVLNEDQDIPDDYRERIHTGQLYPRIVTAALLRHGQDVVKPLYDALGEHVHHRQESDPDQVVPAVLRELDLDEDLLEYAWTDEVDQAVRASHQDGIDRVGQDVGTPVIAVEGTAFFGPVISPAPKGQEALDLWDGVVAVAKVPGFFELKRSRTVGPIFDTVE, from the coding sequence GTGACCGAGACGACTGTGGACAACACCGAGACCGCCCGCACCGCCGTGGAGTTCTGGTTCGACCCGAACTGCCCGTGGGCCTGGATGACGAGCCGCTGGGTCGGCGAGGTCGAGCGCCAGCGCCCGATCGACGTGACCTGGAAGGTGATGAGCCTCTTCGTCCTCAACGAGGACCAGGACATCCCGGACGATTACCGGGAGCGCATCCACACGGGACAGCTCTACCCGCGCATCGTCACCGCCGCGCTGCTCCGTCACGGCCAGGACGTCGTCAAGCCGCTGTACGACGCGCTCGGCGAGCACGTCCACCACCGCCAGGAGTCCGACCCCGACCAGGTCGTGCCCGCCGTGCTCCGCGAGCTCGACCTCGACGAGGACCTGCTCGAGTACGCGTGGACCGACGAGGTCGACCAGGCCGTCCGTGCGAGCCACCAGGACGGCATCGACCGGGTCGGTCAGGACGTCGGCACCCCGGTCATCGCCGTCGAGGGCACCGCGTTCTTCGGCCCCGTCATCTCCCCGGCGCCGAAGGGCCAGGAGGCGCTCGACCTGTGGGACGGCGTCGTCGCCGTCGCGAAGGTCCCCGGCTTCTTCGAGCTCAAGCGTTCGCGGACGGTCGGTCCGATCTTCGACACCGTCGAGTAG
- the pepN gene encoding aminopeptidase N, translating to MPGENLTRTEAQERAAIVDVQTYDVELDLTRGAETFGSTTRVRFTATPGASTFIDAITKTVHSITLNGSALDVAAVNDGVRIQLDDLQEQNELVVVADAMYTNTGEGLHRFVDPVDDEVYLYSQFEVPDSRRMFAVFEQPDLKAEFSFTVTAPSRWQVVSNSPTPEPHVDGEIATWAFSPTATISSYITALVAGPYEVVRDELTSRDGRTIPLGVFARRSLAEYLDPEYVFETTKKGFAYYEEKFDVPYPFEKYDQLFVPEFNAGAMENAGCVTFTETYVFRSKVTDAIKERRVVTILHELAHMWFGDLVTMKWWNDLWLNESFAEWASTIATAEATEWTEAWTTFQAMEKSWAYRQDQLPSTHPIVATINDLEDVQVNFDGITYAKGGSVLKQLVAWVGIDAFFAGVSAYFTKHHHGNTELRDLLVELEATSGRDLSEWSQLWLETAGVNTLRPEIEVDESGVITSFAVLQEAPADHPTLRPHRLAIGVYGFTTDESAPFGADTASGGGKLERTHRVEIDVDGARTEVPELVGVHRGDLVLLNDDDLAYAKIRLDEQSRRTAIEHLAAIANPLARSIVWGAMWDATRDAESPASDYVRLVLGNIATETESTTIRTTLSQLLLTARSYVAPAKVDATVRTVGDTLWQLASSAEAGSDAQFQFVKFFAQIASTPEHVTTLQGLRDGSVTLQGLEIDTDLRWELLEGLVLAGAAGDAEVDAELAADKTASGEQAAARARATIPTAEGKLAAFSSLVDSSEAPNAIVRQTTVGFQHTNSPVVLEGLVSRYFDVLTSIWAERSYHIADTIVSGLYPAPLASVELRDAANAWLEAHPETPALRRIVSENLAGTERALRVQGADA from the coding sequence GTGCCCGGAGAGAACCTCACCAGAACCGAAGCCCAGGAACGCGCCGCGATCGTCGACGTGCAGACGTACGACGTCGAGCTGGACCTGACCCGCGGGGCCGAGACCTTCGGCAGCACCACGCGCGTCCGGTTCACCGCGACGCCCGGCGCCTCGACCTTCATCGACGCGATCACGAAGACCGTGCACTCGATCACCCTGAACGGCTCGGCGCTCGACGTCGCCGCGGTGAACGACGGCGTGCGCATCCAGCTCGACGACCTGCAGGAGCAGAACGAGCTCGTGGTCGTCGCCGACGCGATGTACACGAACACGGGCGAGGGCCTGCACCGCTTCGTCGACCCGGTCGACGACGAGGTCTACCTGTACTCCCAGTTCGAGGTCCCGGACTCGCGCCGGATGTTCGCGGTGTTCGAGCAGCCCGACCTCAAGGCCGAGTTCTCCTTCACCGTCACGGCACCGTCGCGCTGGCAGGTCGTCTCGAACTCCCCGACGCCCGAGCCCCACGTCGACGGCGAGATCGCCACATGGGCGTTCAGCCCGACCGCGACGATCTCGAGCTACATCACCGCGCTCGTCGCCGGCCCGTACGAGGTCGTCCGCGACGAGCTCACGAGCCGCGACGGTCGGACCATCCCGCTCGGCGTCTTCGCGCGGCGCTCGCTCGCCGAGTACCTCGACCCCGAGTACGTGTTCGAGACGACCAAGAAGGGCTTCGCCTACTACGAGGAGAAGTTCGACGTCCCGTACCCGTTCGAGAAGTACGACCAGCTCTTCGTGCCGGAGTTCAACGCCGGCGCGATGGAGAACGCGGGCTGCGTGACCTTCACCGAGACCTACGTCTTCCGCTCGAAGGTCACCGACGCCATCAAGGAGCGCCGGGTCGTCACGATCCTGCACGAGCTCGCGCACATGTGGTTCGGCGACCTCGTCACCATGAAGTGGTGGAACGACCTGTGGCTGAACGAGTCGTTCGCCGAGTGGGCGTCGACCATCGCCACCGCCGAGGCCACCGAGTGGACCGAGGCGTGGACCACCTTCCAGGCGATGGAGAAGTCCTGGGCCTACCGCCAGGACCAGCTCCCCTCGACGCACCCGATCGTCGCGACGATCAACGACCTCGAGGACGTCCAGGTCAACTTCGACGGCATCACCTACGCCAAGGGCGGTTCCGTCCTCAAGCAGCTCGTGGCGTGGGTCGGCATCGACGCGTTCTTCGCGGGCGTCTCGGCCTACTTCACGAAGCACCACCACGGCAACACCGAGCTCCGCGACCTGCTCGTCGAGCTCGAGGCGACCAGCGGCCGCGACCTGTCCGAGTGGTCGCAGCTGTGGCTCGAGACCGCCGGCGTGAACACGCTGCGCCCCGAGATCGAGGTCGACGAATCCGGCGTGATCACGTCCTTCGCCGTGCTGCAGGAGGCTCCGGCCGACCACCCGACGCTCCGCCCGCACCGCCTGGCGATCGGCGTCTACGGCTTCACGACGGACGAGTCGGCGCCCTTCGGTGCCGACACCGCGTCGGGCGGCGGCAAGCTCGAGCGCACGCACCGCGTCGAGATCGACGTCGACGGTGCCCGCACCGAGGTCCCCGAGCTCGTCGGCGTGCACCGCGGCGACCTCGTGCTCCTCAACGACGACGACCTGGCCTACGCCAAGATCCGTCTCGACGAGCAGTCCCGCCGCACCGCGATCGAGCACCTCGCCGCGATCGCGAACCCGCTCGCCCGCTCCATCGTCTGGGGCGCGATGTGGGACGCCACGCGCGACGCCGAGTCGCCCGCGAGCGACTACGTCCGCCTGGTGCTCGGCAACATCGCGACCGAGACCGAGTCGACCACGATCCGCACCACGCTCTCGCAGCTGCTGCTGACCGCCCGGAGCTACGTGGCACCGGCGAAGGTCGACGCCACCGTCCGCACCGTGGGCGACACCCTCTGGCAGCTGGCCTCCTCGGCCGAGGCCGGGTCCGACGCCCAGTTCCAGTTCGTGAAGTTCTTCGCGCAGATCGCCTCGACGCCGGAGCACGTCACGACCCTGCAGGGCCTGCGCGACGGGTCCGTCACACTGCAGGGCCTGGAGATCGACACCGACCTGCGCTGGGAGCTGCTCGAGGGCCTCGTCCTCGCCGGTGCTGCCGGTGACGCCGAGGTCGACGCCGAGCTCGCCGCCGACAAGACGGCCTCGGGCGAGCAGGCCGCCGCCCGGGCGCGTGCGACGATCCCGACCGCCGAGGGCAAGCTCGCGGCGTTCTCGTCGCTCGTCGACTCGTCCGAGGCGCCGAACGCCATCGTCCGCCAGACGACCGTCGGCTTCCAGCACACCAACAGCCCGGTCGTCCTCGAGGGGCTCGTGTCGCGGTACTTCGACGTGCTGACCAGCATCTGGGCCGAGCGGAGCTACCACATCGCCGACACGATCGTCAGCGGCCTCTACCCGGCGCCGCTCGCGTCGGTCGAGCTCCGCGACGCCGCGAACGCGTGGCTCGAGGCACACCCGGAGACCCCGGCGCTCCGCCGCATCGTGTCCGAGAACCTCGCGGGCACCGAGCGCGCGCTGCGGGTCCAGGGGGCCGACGCCTGA
- a CDS encoding ribose-5-phosphate isomerase yields the protein MRIHLGTDHAGLEFTKTLAQHLTEAGHEVVDHGPTEYDALDDYPSFCINAAHAVVQDQRAGVEALGVVFGGSGNGEQIAANKVEGIRAALVWNESTALLARQHNDANVVSIGARQHTEEEAMRFVDIFVAEPFSGEERHARRIAQLAEYETTGHIAGRQIDE from the coding sequence ATGCGCATCCACCTCGGAACGGACCACGCCGGCCTCGAGTTCACCAAGACCCTCGCCCAGCACCTCACCGAGGCGGGGCACGAGGTCGTCGACCACGGGCCGACCGAGTACGACGCGCTGGACGACTACCCCTCGTTCTGCATCAACGCCGCGCACGCGGTCGTGCAGGACCAGCGCGCGGGCGTCGAGGCGCTCGGGGTCGTCTTCGGCGGGTCGGGCAACGGCGAGCAGATCGCCGCGAACAAGGTGGAGGGCATCCGCGCTGCGCTGGTCTGGAACGAGTCGACCGCGCTCCTCGCCCGCCAGCACAACGACGCGAACGTCGTCTCGATCGGCGCGCGCCAGCACACCGAGGAGGAAGCGATGCGCTTCGTCGACATCTTCGTCGCCGAGCCCTTCTCGGGCGAGGAGCGTCACGCTCGCCGCATCGCGCAGCTGGCCGAGTACGAGACGACGGGGCACATCGCCGGTCGGCAGATCGACGAGTAG
- a CDS encoding FMN-binding negative transcriptional regulator, with the protein MRHTPHFLMTDVDEVRRLIDGHPWATIVSHTAQGLVASHYPFLLEAPGPDDDPDAFVLVSHVGRPDEVAHELGQHEVLVVFQGPHGYVSPAWYPPEQFVPTWDHVTAHCWGTPEILSDEENFRVLGELVDHFERVMPEPVSLDVDPATARRAAKGTVGIRIRVTRFDARAKLSQNKAPEVVERIVAGLRGDGPYASPALADAVERAQVARRDDREAS; encoded by the coding sequence ATGCGGCACACACCCCACTTCCTCATGACCGACGTCGACGAGGTGCGACGTCTGATCGACGGGCACCCGTGGGCGACGATCGTGTCGCACACCGCCCAGGGGCTCGTCGCCTCGCACTACCCGTTCCTGCTCGAGGCGCCGGGACCGGACGACGATCCCGACGCCTTCGTCCTCGTGTCGCACGTCGGCCGACCGGACGAGGTCGCGCACGAGCTCGGCCAGCACGAGGTCCTCGTCGTGTTCCAGGGCCCGCACGGCTACGTCTCCCCCGCCTGGTACCCACCGGAGCAGTTCGTCCCGACCTGGGACCACGTGACGGCGCACTGCTGGGGCACGCCGGAGATCCTGTCCGACGAGGAGAACTTCCGGGTGCTCGGCGAGCTGGTCGACCACTTCGAGCGCGTGATGCCCGAGCCGGTGTCCCTCGACGTCGACCCCGCGACCGCCCGCCGCGCGGCGAAGGGCACCGTCGGCATCCGCATCCGGGTCACCCGGTTCGACGCCCGCGCGAAGCTCTCGCAGAACAAGGCTCCCGAGGTCGTCGAGCGGATCGTCGCCGGGCTCCGCGGCGACGGCCCGTACGCCTCGCCAGCGCTCGCCGACGCCGTCGAGCGCGCCCAGGTGGCGCGCCGGGACGACCGGGAGGCATCGTGA
- a CDS encoding GNAT family N-acetyltransferase: MATAYATGSASSVTVRDCEPRDLDVVHALHVDAVLHSTAIWQEEPHPREYFDGWLAERRAAGLPVLVAEVDGAVAGYVTYSAFRPHQGYRHTVEHSVYVVPAFRGRRIATVLMDALVAHARSAGVHVLMAGICSTNTGSIALHERLGFTTVGVLPEVGRKFDRWLDLTLMRLPLS; encoded by the coding sequence ATGGCGACAGCATATGCGACGGGGTCGGCGTCCTCGGTCACGGTCCGCGACTGCGAGCCGCGTGACCTCGACGTCGTCCACGCCCTGCACGTCGACGCCGTGCTGCACTCGACCGCGATCTGGCAGGAGGAGCCGCACCCGCGGGAGTACTTCGACGGCTGGCTCGCGGAGCGCCGGGCTGCCGGGCTGCCCGTCCTGGTCGCCGAGGTCGACGGCGCCGTCGCCGGGTACGTCACCTACAGCGCCTTCCGGCCGCACCAGGGGTACCGGCACACCGTGGAGCACAGCGTCTACGTCGTCCCGGCGTTCCGCGGTCGGCGCATCGCCACCGTGCTCATGGACGCGCTCGTCGCGCACGCCCGCTCGGCCGGCGTGCACGTCCTGATGGCGGGCATCTGCTCGACGAACACCGGCTCGATCGCCCTCCACGAGCGACTCGGCTTCACCACCGTCGGCGTGCTGCCTGAGGTCGGGCGGAAGTTCGACCGGTGGCTCGACCTGACCTTGATGCGGTTGCCCCTGTCCTGA
- a CDS encoding Fpg/Nei family DNA glycosylase, which produces MPEGHSVHRIANQFSRHFVGKRCEVSSPQGRFAAGAAQLDGKRMVAARAVAKQMFLEFEDDLFLRVHLGLYGAWDFAGVISSAEALSEDGDGEESLSSIGAPRLARYRMAEQEKSEDPIESFPPDPVGQVRVRILTEDTVADLRGPTACVVEDPAGVQRALDKLGPDPINDDGPEAEQTFVDNVRKRNVAIGQLLMDQAVVAGIGNIYRAELLFRQRIDPYKPGRKITVEQAKALWQDWSKLLHAGVRDGLMLTMDDLSEADQAKAVRSRKDRHWVYHREGEPCRVCGTEIRMADMAGRKLYWCPKDQE; this is translated from the coding sequence ATGCCAGAGGGTCACTCCGTCCACCGCATCGCGAACCAGTTCTCCCGGCACTTCGTCGGCAAGCGCTGCGAGGTCTCCAGCCCACAGGGGCGGTTCGCCGCCGGTGCCGCCCAGCTCGACGGCAAGCGCATGGTCGCCGCCCGGGCCGTGGCGAAGCAGATGTTCCTCGAGTTCGAGGACGACCTGTTCCTCCGCGTCCACCTCGGGCTCTACGGGGCGTGGGACTTCGCGGGCGTGATCTCGTCGGCCGAGGCGCTGTCCGAGGACGGCGACGGCGAGGAGTCGCTGTCGTCGATCGGCGCCCCGCGGCTCGCCCGGTACCGGATGGCCGAGCAGGAGAAGTCGGAGGACCCGATCGAGTCCTTCCCACCGGACCCGGTCGGCCAGGTGCGCGTCCGCATCCTGACCGAGGACACCGTCGCCGACCTCCGCGGACCGACGGCCTGCGTCGTCGAGGACCCGGCCGGGGTGCAGCGCGCGCTCGACAAGCTCGGGCCGGACCCGATCAACGACGACGGCCCGGAGGCCGAGCAGACCTTCGTCGACAACGTCCGGAAGCGGAACGTCGCGATCGGGCAGCTGCTCATGGACCAGGCCGTCGTCGCGGGCATCGGCAACATCTACCGGGCCGAGCTGCTCTTCCGGCAGCGCATCGACCCGTACAAGCCCGGCAGGAAGATCACCGTCGAGCAGGCGAAGGCGCTCTGGCAGGACTGGTCGAAGCTGCTGCACGCGGGGGTCCGTGACGGCCTCATGCTGACGATGGACGACCTGTCCGAGGCCGACCAGGCGAAGGCCGTGCGCTCGCGGAAGGACCGTCACTGGGTGTACCACCGCGAGGGGGAGCCCTGCCGGGTGTGCGGCACCGAGATCCGGATGGCGGACATGGCCGGACGCAAGCTCTACTGGTGCCCGAAGGACCAGGAGTAA
- a CDS encoding helix-turn-helix domain-containing protein: MSQIVDDFSATVEPVTEHPDDADQRRLGERLQRLRTERKWSLTELAEESGVSRAMINRVERGVSSPTATILGRLSGAFGLTISQLLDEALDHEVPRATDPDEARGVQRGVTADSWTDPETGYRRRPVSSADFPADVTEVRLPAGAQVAYPASAYAFLRHCIWVVDGVLEVVVGDEPTRLGAGDRIELGEPADVVYRNPGAEPVRYVVVVVRAPRGRE, from the coding sequence ATGTCTCAGATCGTAGACGACTTCTCGGCGACGGTGGAACCGGTCACCGAGCACCCGGACGACGCCGACCAGCGTCGCCTGGGGGAGCGACTGCAGCGCCTCCGCACCGAGCGGAAGTGGAGCCTGACCGAGCTCGCCGAGGAGTCCGGCGTCTCCCGCGCGATGATCAACCGCGTCGAGCGCGGGGTGTCCAGTCCGACGGCGACGATCCTCGGGCGGCTGTCCGGGGCGTTCGGACTCACGATCTCGCAGCTCCTCGACGAGGCACTCGACCACGAGGTGCCCAGGGCGACCGACCCGGACGAGGCGCGTGGCGTCCAGCGCGGGGTGACCGCCGACTCCTGGACCGATCCCGAGACCGGGTACCGCCGTCGTCCGGTCTCGAGCGCCGACTTCCCCGCGGACGTCACCGAGGTGCGCCTCCCGGCCGGTGCGCAGGTGGCGTACCCGGCGTCCGCCTACGCGTTCCTGCGGCACTGCATCTGGGTGGTCGACGGTGTGCTCGAGGTCGTCGTCGGCGACGAGCCCACCCGGCTCGGTGCCGGCGACCGCATCGAGCTCGGTGAGCCCGCCGACGTGGTCTACCGGAACCCCGGCGCGGAGCCCGTGCGGTACGTCGTCGTGGTGGTCCGGGCCCCTCGGGGCCGGGAATAG